Part of the Citrobacter sp. Marseille-Q6884 genome, CCGGTAAAGGCTGCCACCTTGACGCACAAATGATTGCCGATGCCGCCCCGCGTCTGCCTTTGGATGACAACGGTATTTTATTTATCGAAAACGTCGGCAACCTGGTTTGCCCGGCCAGCTTCGACCTCGGCGAGCGCCATAAAGTCGCGGTACTTTCCGTCACCGAAGGGGAAGATAAGCCGCTGAAATATCCGCATATGTTTGCTGCCGCCTCGCTGATGCTGCTCAATAAAGTGGATCTGCTGCCGTACCTCAACTTTGATGTTGAAAAATGTATCGCCAGCGCCCGTGAAGTGAACCCGGAAATTGAGATCATCCTGATTTCTGCCACCAGCGGCGAAGGGATGGATCAATGGCTTGCCTGGCTGGAGACGCAGCGATGTGCATAGGTGTTCCGGGTCAAATCCGCACCATTGAAGGTAACCAGGCCAAGGTGGATGTTTGCGGCATTCAGCGCGACGTTGACCTGACGCTGGTCGGTAGCTGCGATGAAAATGGTCAGCCGCGTCTGGGCCAGTGGGTACTGGTTCACGTCGGCTTTGCCATGAGCATCATTAATGAAGCCGAAGCGCGCGACACGCTCGATGCGCTGCAAAACATGTTTGACGTTGAGCCGGATGTCGGCGCGTTGCTGTATGGCGAGGAAAAATAAATGCGTTTTGTTGACGAATATCGCGCACCAGAACAGGTGATGCAGTTAATTGAGCACCTGTGTGAACGTGCCGCTCACCTCCCCTATACGGCTGAACGTCCGCTGCGCATTATGGAAGTGTGCGGTGGTCATACTCACGCTATCTTCAAATTTGGTCTCGACCAACTACTGCCTGAAAACGTAGAGTTTATTCACGGCCCGGGCTGTCCGGTTTGCGTTCTGCCGATGGGCAGAATCGACAGCTGCGTAGAAATCGCCAGCCATCCAGACGTGATTTTCTGTACCTTTGGCGACGCGATGCGCGTACCGGGTAAACAAGGTTCACTGCTGCAGGCCAAAGCGCGTGGTGCGGATATCCGCATCGTCTACTCTCCGATGGATGCCCTGAAGCTGGCGCAAGAGAACCCGACACGCAAAGTCGTGTTCTTTGGTCTGGGTTTTGAAACCACCATGCCGACGACCGCGATCACCCTTCAGCAGGCAAAACAGCGCGACGTGCAGAACTTTTACTTTTTCTGCCAGCACATCACGCTTATTCCTACGCTGCGTAGCCTGCTGGAGCAGCCGGACAACGGTATCGACGCCTTCTTAGCCCCCGGTCACGTGAGTATGGTGATCGGTACCGATGCCTATAATTTCATCGCCTCAGATTTTCATCGCCCGTTAGTGGTCGCGGGTTTTGAACCGCTTGATCTGCTGCAAGGCGTCGTGATGCTGATTGAGCAGAAAATAGCGGCCCAAAGCCAGGTTGAGAACCAGTATCGCCGCGTCGTACCGGATGCCGGTAACGCCCTGGCGCAACAGGCCATCGCTGAAGTATTTTGCGTCAATGGCAACAGCGAATGGCGCGGTTTGGGTGTCATCGAATCCTCGGGGGTTCACCTGACGCCTGATTATCAGCGTTTTGATGCCGAAGCGCATTTCCAGCCTGCGCCGCAGCAGGTCTATGACGATCCTCGCGCCCGTTGCGGGGAAGTACTGACCGGCAGATGTAAGCCGCATCAGTGTCCATTATTTGGCAAAACCTGTAATCCAGAGACCGCGTTTGGCGCATTAATGGTCTCATCCGAAGGCGCATGTGCCGCCTGGTATCAGTATCGTCAGCAGGAGTGTGAAGCATGAACAGCGTACAACTCGCCCACGGTAGCGGCGGTCAGGCTATGCAGCAGTTGATCAACAGTCTGTTTATGGAAGCATTTGCGAATCCGTGGCTGGCGGAACAGGAAGATCAGGCACGTCTGGATCTGGCGCAACTGGTTGCTGAAGGCGACCGTCTGGCATTTTCAACTGACAGCTATGTCATCGACCCGCTGTTCTTCCCTGGCGGTAATATCGGTAAGCTGGCAATCTGCGGCACAGCCAACGATGTCGCGGTAAGCGGCGCGATTCCTCGCTACCTCTCCTGCGGATTTATCCTCGAAGAAGGCCTGTCGATGGATACGCTGAAAACCGTCGTCAACAGCATGGCGGCTACCGCGCGCGAAGCGGGCATTGCTATCGTGACCGGCGACACCAAGGTTGTGCAGCGCGGCGCAGCAGACAAGCTCTTCATTAACACCGCAGGTATGGGCGCGATTCCGGCCGATATTCACTGGGGCGCACAGACTCTGAGCGTCGGCGATGTGCTGCTGGTCAGCGGCACCCTTGGCGATCACGGCGCGACCATCCTGAACCTGCGCGAGCAGTTGGGACTGGATGGCGAACTGGTGAGCGATTGTGCGGTATTAACCCCACTGATTCAGACACTGCGAGATATTCCTGGCGTGAAAGCGCTGCGTGATGCTACACGTGGCGGCGTCAACGCGGTCACACATGAGTTCGCAGCAGCATGCGGCTATGGGATTGAGCTGTCAGAAGCGGCCCTGCCGGTGAAACCTGCAGTCCGCGGCGTCTGCGAACTGCTCGGTCTGGATGCGCTCAACTTCGCCAACGAAGGTAAACTGGTGATCGCGGTTGAACGTCAGGCAGCAGAAGCGGTACTTGCCGCACTGCGCGCGCACCCGTTAGGCCAGGATGCCGCCCTGATCGGCGAAGTTGTCGAACGCAAAGGCGTCCGACTTGCCGGGCTCTACGGCGTAAAACGCACCCTCGATTTACCACACGCCGAACCATTACCGCGTATATGCTGATATATTGCCCGGTGGCGCTACACTTATCCGGTCTGCAGGCAAGACATTGCCCGTAGGCCGGGTAGGGTGAACCCGCCATCCGGCAATAAGTTACGACTGATACCTATAATTCATTTACCGTTTTCGCACCGTTCTGTGGTGCTTCCTGGAAAAGCAATATGTCGTATACACCGATGAGTGACCTCGGACAGCAAGGCTTGTTCGATATTACTCGTACATTATTACAGCAGCCCGATCTTCAGTCTCTCAGTGAGGCGCTTTCGCAACTGGTCAAGCGTTCGGCGCTGGCCGATTGCGCGGCTATTGTGTTATGGCAGGCGCAGACGCAGCGTGCGCATTATTTCGCGACGCGTGAAAATGGTAAGCCCATCGATTATGAAGACGAAACCGTACTGGCGCACGGACCGGTGCGCCGCATTTTGTCTCGTCCCGATACGCTACATTGCAACTACCATGAGTTCACCGAAACCTGGCCGCAGCTGGCGTCCGGCGGCTTGTACGCTGAATTTGGACACTACTGCCTGCTACCGCTGGCGGCCGATGGACGGATCTTTGGCGGCTGTGAATTCATCCGCAATGAAGACCGCCCGTGGACGGAAAAAGAGTACAACCGGCTGCAGACTTTTACGCAGATCGTCGGTGTCGTTGCGGAGCAAATTCAGAGCCGGGTAACGAACAACGTCGATTACGAACTGTTATGCCGCGAGCGCGACAACTTTCGCATCCTGGTCGCCATCACCAACGCCGTGCTCTCCCGCCTGGACGTTGATGAGCTGGTCAGCGAAGTCGCCAAAGAGATCCACCACTACTTCAATATTGATGACATCAGCATCGTGCTGCGCAGCGATCGCAAAAATAAGCTGAGCATTTACTCCACCCACTATCTGGATGAGCATCATCCGGCACATGAACAAAGTGAAGTGGACGAAGCCGGCACGCTCTCTGAACGGGTATTCAAAAGCAAAGAGATGCTGCTGATTAACCTGAACGAACGCGATGCGCTTGCGCCTTACGAACGTATGCTGTTCGAAACCTGGGGCAACCAGATACAAACGCTGTGCCTGCTGCCGCTGATGTCCGGCAATACGATGCTTGGCGTCCTCAAGCTGGCGCAGTGTGAAGAGAAAGTCTTCACCACCGCCAACCTCAAATTGTTGCGCCAGATTGCCGAACGCGTGGCGATTGCCGTCGATAACGCCCTCGCCTATCAGGAGATCCACCGCCTGAAAGAGCGGCTGGTCGATGAAAACCTGGCGCTGACCGAACAACTCAACAACGTAGACAGTGAGTTTGGCGAGATCATTGGTCGCAGCGAAGCGATGTACAGCGTCCTCAAACAGGTCGAGATGGTGGCGCAAAGCGACAGCACTGTCCTGATTCTGGGTGAGACCGGAACAGGTAAAGAACTGATAGCCCGGGCCATTCACAATCTGAGCGGACGTAATGCCCGCCGGATGGTGAAGATGAACTGCGCAGCCATGCCTGCCGGATTACTGGAAAGCGATCTGTTTGGCCATGAACGCGGTGCGTTTACCGGCGCCAGCGCTCAGCGAATTGGTCGTTTCGAGCTGGCGGATAAAAGCTCGCTGTTCCTCGACGAAGTGGGCGATATGCCGCTGGAATTGCAGCCAAAACTGCTGCGCGTTCTCCAGGAACAGGAATTTGAACGGCTGGGCAGTAACAAGCTGATCCAGACGGATGTCCGCCTGATCGCCGCCACCAACCGGGATCTGAAAAAAATGGTGGCAGATCGCGAGTTCCGTAACGATCTGTACTATCGTCTGAACGTCTTCCCGATCCATTTGCCGCCGCTGCGTGAGCGCCCGGAAGATATTCCCCTGCTGGTGAAAGCCTTCACCTTTAAAATCGCCCGCCGGATGGGACGTAACATCGACAGTATTCCTGCGGAAGCGCTGCGAACGCTGAGCAGTATGGAATGGCCGGGGAACGTGCGCGAACTGGAAAACGTCGTGGAGCGTGCGGTTCTGCTGACGCGAGGCAACGTGCTGCAACTCTCGCTGCCTGATGTCGCCAACCTGACTCCTTCCGATCCCCCGGTGGCAACAGAAGTCGCACAAGAGGGTGAGGACGAATACCAGCTCATTATGCGCGTACTGAAAGAGACTAACGGCGTTGTCGCCGGTCCCAAAGGCGCGGCGCAGCGCCTGGGTCTGAAGCGCACCACCCTGCTTTCACGTATGAAGCGACTGGGTATTGATAAAGATGCGCTGGTTTAACAACTGTGGCTATACTGGGGGATATCTCAACGAAAGGAGGCAGTATGGCGGTATCAGCACGTAATCAACTCACCGGTACGGTAAGTGCGGTTGCCACTGGCGCAGTGAATGATGAAGTTGAACTGACGCTGGCAGGCGGTGCAAAACTGGTCGCGATTGTTACCCATAGCAGCCAACAGGCGCTGGGTCTGGCAAACGGAAAAGAAGCGATTGCCCTGATCAAAGCACCGTGGGTCACGCTGGCAACGGAAGACTGTGGGCTGAACTTCTCAGCCCGTAACCAGTTTGCTGGCAGCGTTTCTCAGGTTACTGAAGGTGCAGTCAACGCGACGGTACACATCAAGACAGATGCCGGTTTTGACATCGTTGCCGTGATCACTAACGAGAGTCAGCAAGAAATGAAACTGAGCCAGGGCAGCCGCGTCATTGCGCTGATCAAGGCCTCAGCGATTCTGATTGCCACCAAAGCATAATCCCCGACAATGCCCTCGTGCCGAGGGCATTATTTTTTGCGCTGATACTTCTCGGGCAATTCCGGGACCGGGCGTTTGTCATCAATCAAATGACGCACAGTCAAAATCGGATGGCGCCAGAGCATTCTCGGCCCCGCCCAGCGCATAATCTGCTTCATCTCTTCACGCTTCGCCGGTTGATAACAGTGTACCGGGCACTGTTTGCACGCGGGTTTTTCTTCGCCAAACACACACTTATCCAGGCGTTTTTGCGCATAACTAAATAACGCGTCGTAATGCCCAGGCTCCTTCGAAGCCTGCGGACACTGGTTTTCGTATAGCGAGATCATTTTCTGGATCGTCATTTTTTCACGTGCAATACGTTTGCCAGACATGATGCCTCCATATTTAAGTTGCATAAATAATACACCTTAGTCATCCACGCGACTATCACCTGAAGGTGATACATCCTTAGCACCCTACGCAAATAAGAATTATTTTCATTTGTTTATGCCATGTGCTATATAACATAGCAAAGGCTATATTCGATGATAAATTAACCACTTTGCTGTGAGGGATACTATGCCGCACCTGACCCGTCTGAAGTCATTTCTTCTTGCCAGCGTACTGACGGCACTCACGCTGTCGCCTGCCTTTGCGAAAGAAAAGTTTAAGGTGATTACCACCTTTACGGTGATTGCCGATATGGCGAGCAACGTGGCGGGTGACGCGGCCGAGGTCAGTTCAATCACGAAACCCGGTGCGGAAATTCACGAATATCAACCCACGCCGGGGGATATTAAACGGGCGCAGGGCGCACAGCTTATTCTCTCCAACGGCCTTAACCTGGAGTTGTGGTTTGCCCGTTTCTATCAGCATTTATCCGGCGTACCGGAAGTGATGGTTTCGGATGGGGTAAAACCGATGGGCATCAGCGAAGGCCCTTACAACGGAAAACCCAACCCACATGCCTGGATGTCGGCAGAAAATGCCCTGATCTACGTCGATAACATTCGCAACGCGTTGATGAAGTACGACCCGGACAACGCCGCCACCTACCAGAAAAATGCAGAGAACTATAAAGCGAAGATTCGTCAGACGCTCGATCCCCTGCACGCCGCGCTGGCGAAAATCCCGGCGGATAAACGCTGGCTGGTCACCAGCGAAGGCGCATTCTCCTATCTGGCGCGCGATAACGATCTGAAAGAGCTGTATCTGTGGCCGATCAATGCCGATCAGCAAGGCACACCGAAACAGGTACGCAAAGTGATCGATGCGATCAGAGCGCATCAGATCCCAACGGTATTTAGCGAAAGCACGGTTTCCGATAAGCCGGCGCGTCAGGTAGCCCGGGAGTCCGGCGCACATTATGGCGGCGTATTGTACGTCGATTCCCTGAGCGCGGCCGATGGCCCGGTACCGACCTATCTGGATTTACTGCGCGTCACGACGGAAACCATCGTCAGCGGCATTAACGACGGCCTGAGGAGTCAAAAATGAGTCAATCTGCGATTACCGTGAACCAGGTTACGGTGACGTATCGCAACGGTCACACCGCTCTGCGGGATGCCACTTTTCAGGTTCCAGGCGGCACGATTGCCGCGCTGGTTGGCGTCAACGGCTCCGGGAAATCAACCCTTTTCAAAGCGTTGATGGGGTTTGTCCGGCTGGCGCAAGGGGAGATTTCCATCCTGCAACAACCGGTCAATCAGGCGCTGAAGCAGAATCTGATTTCGTATGTCCCACAGTCGGAAGAGGTGGACTGGTCGTTTCCGGTGCTGGTGGAAGATGTCGTGATGATGGGGCGCTATGGCCATATGGGCTGGCTACGTCGCCCGAAGGCGCGCGATCACGAATGCGTGGAGGCGGCGCTGGCGCGGGTTGATATGCTGGAGTATCGCCATCGTCAGATAGGCGAACTTTCCGGTGGGCAGAAAAAGCGCGTCTTTCTGGCGCGGGCTATCGCTCAGGACGGGCAGGTGATTTTACTGGACGAACCGTTCACTGGCGTGGACGTAAAAACCGAGGCCCGCATCATCGATCTGCTGCGCGAACTGCGCGATGAGGGCCGGACCATGCTGGTCTCTACCCATAATCTGGGTTCGGTCACCGAGTTTTGTGACTACACGGTGATGATTAAAGGTACGGTGCTGGCAAGCGGTCCGAC contains:
- the hypC gene encoding hydrogenase 3 maturation protein HypC, with the translated sequence MCIGVPGQIRTIEGNQAKVDVCGIQRDVDLTLVGSCDENGQPRLGQWVLVHVGFAMSIINEAEARDTLDALQNMFDVEPDVGALLYGEEK
- the hypD gene encoding hydrogenase formation protein HypD — encoded protein: MRFVDEYRAPEQVMQLIEHLCERAAHLPYTAERPLRIMEVCGGHTHAIFKFGLDQLLPENVEFIHGPGCPVCVLPMGRIDSCVEIASHPDVIFCTFGDAMRVPGKQGSLLQAKARGADIRIVYSPMDALKLAQENPTRKVVFFGLGFETTMPTTAITLQQAKQRDVQNFYFFCQHITLIPTLRSLLEQPDNGIDAFLAPGHVSMVIGTDAYNFIASDFHRPLVVAGFEPLDLLQGVVMLIEQKIAAQSQVENQYRRVVPDAGNALAQQAIAEVFCVNGNSEWRGLGVIESSGVHLTPDYQRFDAEAHFQPAPQQVYDDPRARCGEVLTGRCKPHQCPLFGKTCNPETAFGALMVSSEGACAAWYQYRQQECEA
- the hypE gene encoding hydrogenase maturation carbamoyl dehydratase HypE; protein product: MNSVQLAHGSGGQAMQQLINSLFMEAFANPWLAEQEDQARLDLAQLVAEGDRLAFSTDSYVIDPLFFPGGNIGKLAICGTANDVAVSGAIPRYLSCGFILEEGLSMDTLKTVVNSMAATAREAGIAIVTGDTKVVQRGAADKLFINTAGMGAIPADIHWGAQTLSVGDVLLVSGTLGDHGATILNLREQLGLDGELVSDCAVLTPLIQTLRDIPGVKALRDATRGGVNAVTHEFAAACGYGIELSEAALPVKPAVRGVCELLGLDALNFANEGKLVIAVERQAAEAVLAALRAHPLGQDAALIGEVVERKGVRLAGLYGVKRTLDLPHAEPLPRIC
- the flhA gene encoding formate hydrogenlyase transcriptional activator FlhA, with amino-acid sequence MSYTPMSDLGQQGLFDITRTLLQQPDLQSLSEALSQLVKRSALADCAAIVLWQAQTQRAHYFATRENGKPIDYEDETVLAHGPVRRILSRPDTLHCNYHEFTETWPQLASGGLYAEFGHYCLLPLAADGRIFGGCEFIRNEDRPWTEKEYNRLQTFTQIVGVVAEQIQSRVTNNVDYELLCRERDNFRILVAITNAVLSRLDVDELVSEVAKEIHHYFNIDDISIVLRSDRKNKLSIYSTHYLDEHHPAHEQSEVDEAGTLSERVFKSKEMLLINLNERDALAPYERMLFETWGNQIQTLCLLPLMSGNTMLGVLKLAQCEEKVFTTANLKLLRQIAERVAIAVDNALAYQEIHRLKERLVDENLALTEQLNNVDSEFGEIIGRSEAMYSVLKQVEMVAQSDSTVLILGETGTGKELIARAIHNLSGRNARRMVKMNCAAMPAGLLESDLFGHERGAFTGASAQRIGRFELADKSSLFLDEVGDMPLELQPKLLRVLQEQEFERLGSNKLIQTDVRLIAATNRDLKKMVADREFRNDLYYRLNVFPIHLPPLRERPEDIPLLVKAFTFKIARRMGRNIDSIPAEALRTLSSMEWPGNVRELENVVERAVLLTRGNVLQLSLPDVANLTPSDPPVATEVAQEGEDEYQLIMRVLKETNGVVAGPKGAAQRLGLKRTTLLSRMKRLGIDKDALV
- a CDS encoding molybdopterin-binding protein; the protein is MAVSARNQLTGTVSAVATGAVNDEVELTLAGGAKLVAIVTHSSQQALGLANGKEAIALIKAPWVTLATEDCGLNFSARNQFAGSVSQVTEGAVNATVHIKTDAGFDIVAVITNESQQEMKLSQGSRVIALIKASAILIATKA
- a CDS encoding nitrous oxide-stimulated promoter family protein, which encodes MSGKRIAREKMTIQKMISLYENQCPQASKEPGHYDALFSYAQKRLDKCVFGEEKPACKQCPVHCYQPAKREEMKQIMRWAGPRMLWRHPILTVRHLIDDKRPVPELPEKYQRKK
- the sitA gene encoding iron/manganese ABC transporter substrate-binding protein SitA is translated as MPHLTRLKSFLLASVLTALTLSPAFAKEKFKVITTFTVIADMASNVAGDAAEVSSITKPGAEIHEYQPTPGDIKRAQGAQLILSNGLNLELWFARFYQHLSGVPEVMVSDGVKPMGISEGPYNGKPNPHAWMSAENALIYVDNIRNALMKYDPDNAATYQKNAENYKAKIRQTLDPLHAALAKIPADKRWLVTSEGAFSYLARDNDLKELYLWPINADQQGTPKQVRKVIDAIRAHQIPTVFSESTVSDKPARQVARESGAHYGGVLYVDSLSAADGPVPTYLDLLRVTTETIVSGINDGLRSQK
- the sitB gene encoding iron/manganese ABC transporter ATP-binding protein SitB; translation: MSQSAITVNQVTVTYRNGHTALRDATFQVPGGTIAALVGVNGSGKSTLFKALMGFVRLAQGEISILQQPVNQALKQNLISYVPQSEEVDWSFPVLVEDVVMMGRYGHMGWLRRPKARDHECVEAALARVDMLEYRHRQIGELSGGQKKRVFLARAIAQDGQVILLDEPFTGVDVKTEARIIDLLRELRDEGRTMLVSTHNLGSVTEFCDYTVMIKGTVLASGPTETTFTTENLELAFSGVLRHVALNGGEQHVITDDERPYISRRTASEGESS